A genomic region of Haladaptatus sp. R4 contains the following coding sequences:
- a CDS encoding aryl-sulfate sulfotransferase — protein MDLTERLPPRAWLTRGIVLLVVVALLTPSVVSAITYDPSVSNLKPGTIDQPANGTTIISVQGFNFQGEGNRKKPARLVSVGPKGNINWVYNGSKEGVSWFYDVDPLPNGNLLVVSTQRGKTVVYEMDPETKKKVWSRTLPIKDTHDIDLINNGTELLVGNLRNYNSSTGENNDRVYVYSLEKDKIVWQWHFTNYYDKNQGGEFTGDWTHLNNVQQIAPGKFAVDPRNMDQVLVIDRKTKKVTMKLGEPGNTSILNKQHNPDYLESESGKPTFLVADSENNRVVEYEKDGNDWNRTWTLGSSDTLTWPRDADRLPNGNTLVVDSSDHRVIEVTPEGKIVWEFYAPWLPYDAERIGTGDESNGPTIADQNASGTYQISGSANLDPGTGKSLRMSVFLGHAFAGTSMQDTMRHYGERWDQVTPFIRPIWMSEYAFIAVIFAILLLVLWLLGELVYQRKRISNGLKYRLG, from the coding sequence ATGGACTTGACGGAGCGACTCCCACCGCGTGCTTGGCTCACGCGTGGGATCGTCTTATTAGTGGTCGTCGCCCTGCTTACGCCCTCCGTGGTCTCCGCAATCACGTACGACCCGAGCGTATCGAACCTCAAACCTGGAACCATCGATCAACCCGCGAACGGTACGACGATAATCAGCGTTCAAGGGTTCAACTTTCAGGGAGAAGGAAACAGGAAGAAGCCCGCCCGACTCGTCTCCGTCGGCCCCAAAGGCAACATAAACTGGGTGTACAACGGGTCGAAGGAAGGGGTATCGTGGTTCTACGACGTCGATCCGCTTCCGAACGGCAACCTCCTCGTCGTCTCGACGCAGCGCGGCAAGACCGTCGTGTACGAGATGGATCCGGAGACGAAGAAGAAAGTCTGGTCTCGAACCCTTCCGATCAAGGACACCCACGACATCGACCTCATCAACAACGGCACGGAACTGCTCGTCGGTAACCTCCGCAACTACAATTCGAGCACGGGAGAGAACAACGACCGCGTGTACGTTTACAGTCTCGAAAAGGACAAAATCGTCTGGCAGTGGCATTTCACCAACTACTACGACAAGAACCAGGGTGGCGAATTCACCGGCGACTGGACGCACCTCAACAACGTCCAGCAGATCGCGCCGGGTAAGTTCGCGGTGGACCCGCGAAACATGGATCAAGTCCTCGTCATCGACCGGAAGACGAAGAAAGTCACGATGAAACTCGGTGAACCCGGGAACACCTCCATCCTCAACAAACAGCACAATCCCGACTACCTCGAAAGCGAGTCGGGCAAACCGACGTTTCTCGTCGCCGACTCCGAGAACAACCGCGTCGTCGAGTACGAGAAGGATGGGAACGACTGGAACCGGACGTGGACGCTCGGGTCGTCCGACACGCTGACGTGGCCGCGCGACGCCGACCGCCTCCCGAACGGCAACACGCTCGTCGTGGACTCCTCGGACCACCGCGTCATCGAAGTCACTCCCGAAGGAAAAATCGTCTGGGAGTTCTACGCACCGTGGCTTCCGTACGACGCCGAGCGCATCGGCACCGGCGACGAATCCAACGGTCCGACCATCGCCGACCAGAACGCCTCCGGAACGTACCAAATCTCCGGCAGCGCGAACCTCGACCCCGGAACCGGAAAGAGCCTCAGGATGTCGGTCTTCCTCGGCCACGCCTTCGCCGGAACGTCGATGCAGGACACGATGCGCCACTACGGCGAGCGATGGGACCAAGTGACGCCGTTCATCCGTCCCATCTGGATGAGCGAGTACGCGTTCATCGCCGTCATCTTCGCCATCCTGCTCCTCGTCCTCTGGTTGCTCGGCGAACTGGTGTACCAGCGAAAACGGATTTCGAACGGGCTGAAATACCGACTGGGCTGA
- a CDS encoding DUF1616 domain-containing protein, translated as MAPDIDLRLLVPAPVRRIPTDLGVVVCFVLVTGLSVLLPVVRDWPIRLLLAMPFVLFVPGYVVIAALFPEGKSADRETSAGPERPAESERSAESEETAEVGSTVERVRSRFDGGIGLLDRFALSFGA; from the coding sequence ATGGCCCCTGACATCGACCTCCGGTTGCTCGTCCCCGCACCCGTTCGGCGCATTCCCACCGACCTCGGGGTCGTCGTCTGCTTCGTTCTCGTGACCGGTCTCTCGGTTCTCCTCCCCGTCGTGCGCGACTGGCCGATTCGACTCCTCCTCGCGATGCCGTTCGTCCTGTTCGTTCCCGGCTACGTCGTCATCGCGGCGCTGTTCCCAGAGGGGAAATCGGCGGACCGGGAAACATCGGCGGGTCCGGAACGACCAGCAGAATCGGAACGATCAGCAGAGTCCGAAGAAACGGCGGAAGTCGGGTCCACCGTCGAACGGGTTCGCTCCCGGTTCGACGGCGGAATCGGCCTCCTCGACCGCTTCGCGCTCTCGTTCGGCGCGTAG
- a CDS encoding glycosyl hydrolase produces the protein MLIAGSDDGVYRISSVRGPGETTDEKLLDAERVFRVKWFDALSGPFAAAKSGLYHAADGDDWTKLPFPDEEVYAVATNPSGDRLYVGTRPARLFVADVEYGLPSEAADWDEVVGFRELRERFDWGLERHDGLAQVRSLCTHPDAPDRLVAGVEVGGVHVSDDGGESWQERCIDHDAPNTDDIHHLHMADAETLVASTGSGWYRSTDVGRSWSRLDGEYDQRYFRGAFVHGGTLYAGGAPGSSPSWDDGGHALFESHDGETLESVSSPTPEEVAIGWCVVDGDVLAVTHRGTLLRRESDGWNVVGSVPTPGRLRGRYLSLTWCED, from the coding sequence ATGCTCATCGCAGGAAGCGACGACGGCGTGTATCGAATCTCCAGCGTCCGCGGGCCGGGTGAAACGACGGACGAAAAACTGCTCGACGCGGAACGCGTGTTCCGAGTGAAATGGTTCGACGCTCTTTCCGGACCCTTCGCGGCCGCGAAATCCGGGCTGTATCACGCAGCGGACGGAGACGACTGGACGAAGCTTCCGTTCCCGGACGAGGAAGTGTACGCCGTCGCCACCAATCCGTCCGGCGACAGGCTCTACGTCGGGACGCGCCCCGCCCGCCTGTTCGTCGCCGACGTGGAGTACGGACTCCCATCCGAGGCGGCGGACTGGGACGAGGTCGTCGGCTTTCGGGAGTTGCGCGAGCGGTTCGACTGGGGACTGGAGCGCCACGACGGACTCGCGCAGGTTCGAAGCCTCTGCACCCACCCGGATGCTCCCGACCGACTCGTCGCTGGCGTCGAAGTCGGCGGCGTGCACGTGAGCGACGACGGCGGCGAGAGTTGGCAGGAGCGGTGTATCGACCACGACGCGCCGAATACGGACGACATCCACCACCTCCACATGGCCGACGCGGAAACCCTCGTCGCCTCGACGGGGAGCGGTTGGTACCGCTCCACTGATGTCGGACGGTCGTGGTCGCGGTTGGACGGCGAATACGATCAGCGGTATTTCCGCGGGGCGTTCGTCCACGGCGGCACCCTTTACGCGGGCGGCGCACCCGGTTCGTCCCCGTCGTGGGACGACGGCGGCCACGCGCTGTTCGAAAGTCACGACGGGGAAACGCTGGAATCGGTGTCGTCACCGACCCCGGAGGAGGTGGCAATCGGTTGGTGCGTGGTCGATGGCGACGTGCTGGCCGTGACCCACCGCGGGACGCTCCTTCGGCGCGAATCCGACGGCTGGAACGTCGTCGGATCGGTGCCGACACCCGGACGCCTCAGGGGGCGATACCTCTCGCTGACGTGGTGTGAAGACTGA
- a CDS encoding sulfurtransferase TusA family protein produces MSTKFDITETLDVMGMNCPMPVVKTKQATDSLSEGEVLEVVATDSGSMSDLKGWADTTDGVELLDQEEGEKNGEAVFRHYVRKTE; encoded by the coding sequence ATGAGTACGAAATTCGATATCACGGAGACGCTCGACGTAATGGGAATGAACTGCCCGATGCCGGTCGTGAAGACCAAGCAGGCGACCGACTCGCTCTCGGAAGGGGAGGTCCTCGAAGTCGTGGCGACCGACTCGGGGAGCATGAGCGACTTGAAAGGATGGGCCGACACCACCGACGGCGTCGAGCTCCTCGACCAGGAAGAGGGTGAAAAGAACGGCGAAGCGGTGTTCCGCCACTACGTTCGGAAGACGGAGTGA
- a CDS encoding DUF1616 domain-containing protein: protein MLDFTLWGIRLVPVVVAVGGFTLLTTALAVVRRWNVPEAERFSIPFRRWGAAIRTSLLRPATRTDAALNVVVVLCVLLAVASVGYAVTVPNDGENVTEFYLLSRGDNGTLTAGGYPTDLTTGERKSVYVGVKNHGHQRERYTVVVLVQRLDTTGNGNGASVRNQRELTRVHAVVGPNETWRTETTLDPGMTGDHLRVQYLLYEGPVPNEPSQKTAAQELHLWVNVSNGGNS from the coding sequence GTGCTCGATTTTACCCTGTGGGGAATCAGACTGGTTCCCGTGGTCGTCGCAGTCGGCGGATTTACCCTCCTCACGACGGCCCTCGCAGTGGTTCGTCGGTGGAACGTCCCCGAAGCGGAGCGGTTTTCGATTCCGTTCCGTCGGTGGGGCGCAGCGATTCGGACGTCGCTCCTCCGTCCGGCAACGCGAACCGATGCGGCGTTGAACGTCGTCGTCGTGCTGTGTGTCCTGCTCGCCGTTGCGAGCGTCGGGTACGCGGTCACGGTGCCCAACGACGGGGAGAACGTCACCGAGTTCTATCTCCTATCGCGGGGCGACAACGGCACCCTCACCGCTGGCGGGTATCCGACCGACCTCACGACGGGGGAGCGGAAATCGGTGTACGTCGGGGTGAAAAACCACGGGCACCAACGGGAGCGATACACCGTCGTCGTGCTCGTCCAACGGTTGGACACGACCGGGAACGGAAACGGAGCGAGCGTTCGGAACCAGCGGGAACTAACCCGCGTTCACGCCGTCGTCGGCCCGAACGAAACGTGGCGAACCGAAACGACGCTCGACCCAGGGATGACGGGGGACCACCTTCGCGTCCAGTATCTGCTGTACGAAGGACCTGTCCCGAACGAACCGTCCCAGAAGACGGCAGCACAGGAGCTTCACCTGTGGGTGAACGTTTCGAACGGTGGGAATTCGTGA
- a CDS encoding flippase: protein MKGSFTEKISVTFVGGIVGRFTQYLVYILISRTLGAAALGVFSFGYVLLNFTSIISRLGLDNAAKKFIPKYSDRDEKIRGIIIICLLIPVVSGTLLSSGLYVIYDALNGVLHVNVDRTALLFLLGVPAFSALTVAMAATLGFKETKYSVYAKDFIQGGSAAVLIAVAVYFRDDIRVVILAYVVSVVLGLAYAIAVLARKSGMYDSLAYDVQFREVFLYSIPVMFTAVSQYLVSWTDILMLGILKDSAAVGYYQVAFQTVAILGFVMFGVNSLFPSVAADLYHTDRLDELRSTYQIVTKWITYLTVVGFLFIVIKSDEILRLFGSSFGRSQQALVILGIAFIVAGVVGPTGYLLSMTGYERVELVNNVLIALLNIGLNYVLITRFGIVGAAVSTSISLAVLNTLRVIESWVFLDIAPDPSTYYKGVVPIVAAIVVLELVSGTLSGHLADLVVSGLGYTATFAVLMYYLGVEKRDRKLLQPMQ, encoded by the coding sequence ATGAAGGGGAGTTTCACGGAGAAAATCTCCGTCACCTTCGTCGGGGGAATCGTCGGCCGGTTCACGCAGTATCTCGTCTACATCCTGATTTCGCGCACCTTGGGGGCGGCGGCGCTCGGTGTGTTCAGCTTCGGCTACGTGCTGTTGAACTTCACCTCGATCATCTCGCGGTTGGGGTTGGACAACGCGGCGAAGAAGTTCATCCCGAAGTACTCCGACCGGGACGAGAAGATTCGCGGGATAATCATCATCTGTCTGTTGATCCCGGTCGTCTCCGGAACCCTCCTCTCGTCCGGCCTGTACGTCATCTACGACGCCCTGAACGGCGTCCTCCACGTCAACGTGGATCGAACCGCGCTTCTGTTCCTGCTCGGGGTTCCGGCCTTCTCGGCGCTGACGGTGGCGATGGCCGCCACGCTCGGCTTCAAGGAGACCAAATACTCGGTGTACGCCAAGGACTTCATCCAAGGCGGGTCGGCGGCCGTCCTCATCGCCGTCGCGGTTTACTTCCGCGACGATATTCGGGTAGTCATCCTCGCCTACGTCGTCTCGGTCGTGTTAGGGTTGGCGTACGCGATTGCCGTGTTGGCCCGGAAGAGCGGCATGTACGACTCGCTGGCGTACGACGTTCAGTTCCGCGAGGTGTTTCTCTACTCGATTCCGGTGATGTTCACCGCCGTCTCGCAGTATCTCGTCTCGTGGACGGACATCCTGATGCTCGGAATCCTCAAGGACAGCGCCGCCGTCGGGTACTATCAGGTGGCGTTTCAGACCGTCGCGATCCTCGGTTTCGTCATGTTCGGCGTGAACTCGCTCTTCCCGTCCGTCGCCGCGGACCTCTATCACACGGACCGACTCGACGAACTGCGGAGCACCTACCAGATCGTCACGAAGTGGATCACGTATCTGACCGTCGTCGGGTTCCTGTTCATCGTCATCAAATCCGACGAGATACTGCGCCTGTTCGGCTCATCGTTCGGCCGGAGTCAGCAGGCGCTCGTCATCCTCGGCATCGCGTTCATCGTCGCGGGCGTCGTCGGCCCGACGGGGTATCTTCTGAGCATGACCGGCTACGAGCGCGTGGAATTGGTCAACAACGTCCTCATCGCCCTGTTGAACATCGGTCTGAACTACGTCCTCATCACCCGATTCGGCATCGTCGGCGCGGCGGTGTCCACCTCGATCTCGTTGGCCGTGCTGAACACCCTCCGGGTGATCGAGAGTTGGGTGTTCCTCGACATCGCGCCAGACCCGTCCACCTACTACAAAGGGGTCGTCCCCATCGTCGCCGCCATCGTCGTCCTCGAACTGGTGTCGGGAACGCTCTCCGGCCACCTCGCCGACCTCGTCGTCAGCGGCCTCGGCTACACCGCGACGTTCGCGGTGTTGATGTACTACCTCGGCGTCGAGAAGCGTGATCGGAAGCTGTTGCAACCGATGCAGTAG